The Streptomyces sp. NL15-2K genome contains a region encoding:
- a CDS encoding S8 family peptidase codes for MSQQHPGRRRRVGRRTASLVASAVAGGLILSYGPLAQAAPTDAAPSSSAAAGRLPYKGGTYFVQLADKPVATAAETAPDPGERLNPRTKAVRDYLGHLKRELDKVLDEVQGVKPLYSYQYVLNGFAAKLTAGQANELARTQGVVSLSRNEMRQVTAASDADTAAAGQATAGQATGAKTTSGNTALGNTAAAARPAADADTTAAGSLPVPDTAKFLGLKDRKGLYSKFPGGQRKAGEGMILGVLDTGINTGNPSLQAIPNPSDDDVIAKKWKGTCEPGTDLTHRVTCNNKVIGAQYFRKGLSDPGPTDWASPMDAESHGTHTATTAAGNTDVPAGVPDSGISGRISGIAPGARIAAYKICWSAGCPTIDIVAAMDKAVADGVDVINYSLGGPVQATTDPEFVAMFNAAKAGVFVSASSGNDGPDTTGNSVPWVTTVAASTHDLGYRTTVTLGNGTSYTGVGISGSAVPSAPLVDGAKAAKSGVDATKAGQCQPDALDPAKVKDAIVVCARGGNTRADKSAQVKAAGGAGMVLYNVSAADEEVADAHTVPTVHLGKASGEAVKAYADGSGAKAELSAAKGVRQAAPEMAGFSSSGPDPLSDGSLLKPDITAPGVDIVAGTAPGGEDGMFKGEQGIMSGTSMSAPHVSGLALLLKALHPDWSPMEVKSALMTTASTKNNDGKPIQRSGSAATPLDYGAGHVDPNPAADPGLVYNSTSADWIAYSCAVGDKPVNSDGSDACATARKIDPSDLNYPTIASGRFTGKQTITRTVTNVDDTTGVYTPTLQTPPGYKATIAPKTLTVKPGESATYKVTFTRTDAAIGKWSYGSVTLSDKHHRVRSTVALRAAQLAAPTDVTGKDATGSVTLSPKTGYDGKLTAAVNGLYAGTTKTGTLTGTNREFDPSASSQPASVAKSEVTVPEGTKLARVAIQSADHLAGSDLDLFVLDKDGNLVNDLPGGGSDEHADLEPGKYTVYVVQFALPEGKTSQPYTLHTWLIGPDSKPDHQATAAPAEQPASMGGTAQVTVSWKDLPTGHSYLGLVGYGDGTGSIGNTVVTVTP; via the coding sequence TTGTCCCAGCAACACCCCGGTCGGCGCCGCCGCGTCGGCCGTAGAACGGCTTCCCTTGTGGCCTCGGCCGTCGCCGGTGGCCTGATCCTCTCCTACGGGCCGCTCGCCCAGGCCGCACCCACGGACGCTGCGCCGAGTTCCTCGGCCGCCGCCGGGCGGCTGCCGTACAAGGGCGGCACGTATTTCGTCCAACTCGCCGACAAGCCCGTCGCCACGGCGGCCGAGACCGCGCCCGATCCGGGTGAGCGGCTGAACCCGCGCACCAAGGCCGTTCGTGACTACCTCGGTCATCTGAAGCGGGAACTCGACAAGGTGCTGGACGAGGTGCAGGGCGTCAAGCCGCTGTACAGCTACCAGTACGTACTCAACGGATTCGCCGCCAAGCTGACGGCCGGTCAGGCCAACGAACTGGCCCGCACCCAGGGCGTCGTCTCGCTGTCCCGCAACGAGATGCGCCAGGTGACGGCCGCGTCCGACGCCGACACGGCGGCGGCCGGACAGGCGACGGCCGGACAGGCGACGGGCGCGAAGACCACGAGCGGGAACACGGCCCTCGGGAACACGGCGGCCGCCGCCCGGCCCGCCGCCGACGCGGACACGACCGCGGCCGGCTCGCTTCCCGTTCCGGACACCGCCAAGTTCCTCGGCCTGAAGGACCGCAAGGGCCTGTACTCCAAGTTCCCGGGCGGTCAGCGCAAAGCCGGCGAAGGGATGATCCTCGGTGTCCTCGACACCGGCATCAACACCGGCAACCCCTCACTGCAGGCGATTCCGAATCCGTCCGACGACGACGTCATCGCCAAGAAGTGGAAGGGCACCTGCGAACCGGGCACGGACCTCACCCACCGGGTCACCTGCAACAACAAGGTGATCGGCGCCCAGTACTTCCGCAAGGGCCTGTCCGACCCCGGCCCCACCGACTGGGCTTCCCCGATGGACGCCGAGTCCCACGGCACGCACACCGCGACCACCGCGGCCGGCAACACGGACGTGCCCGCCGGCGTGCCCGACAGCGGCATATCGGGCCGCATATCCGGGATCGCGCCGGGCGCCCGTATCGCGGCCTACAAGATCTGCTGGAGCGCGGGCTGCCCGACGATCGACATCGTCGCCGCCATGGACAAGGCCGTGGCCGACGGCGTGGACGTCATCAACTACTCCCTCGGCGGTCCCGTTCAGGCCACCACCGACCCGGAGTTCGTGGCGATGTTCAACGCCGCCAAGGCCGGTGTCTTCGTCTCCGCCTCGTCGGGCAACGACGGGCCCGACACCACCGGCAACAGCGTGCCGTGGGTGACCACGGTCGCCGCCTCCACCCACGACCTCGGTTACCGCACGACCGTCACCCTCGGCAACGGAACGTCCTACACCGGCGTCGGCATCAGCGGCTCCGCCGTACCGTCCGCGCCGCTGGTCGACGGAGCCAAGGCCGCCAAGAGCGGCGTGGACGCCACCAAGGCCGGGCAGTGCCAGCCGGACGCCCTGGACCCGGCCAAGGTCAAGGACGCCATCGTGGTCTGCGCGCGCGGCGGCAACACCCGCGCCGACAAGAGCGCCCAGGTCAAGGCGGCCGGCGGTGCCGGCATGGTGCTGTACAACGTCAGCGCGGCCGACGAGGAGGTCGCCGACGCGCACACCGTCCCGACCGTGCACCTCGGCAAGGCCTCCGGTGAGGCCGTCAAGGCGTACGCCGACGGCTCCGGAGCCAAGGCCGAACTGAGCGCGGCCAAGGGCGTCCGTCAGGCGGCCCCCGAGATGGCCGGCTTCTCCTCCAGCGGCCCGGACCCGCTCAGCGACGGCAGCCTGCTCAAGCCCGACATCACGGCCCCCGGCGTCGACATCGTCGCCGGTACCGCGCCGGGCGGCGAGGACGGCATGTTCAAGGGCGAGCAGGGCATCATGTCCGGCACCTCCATGTCCGCCCCGCACGTCTCCGGTCTGGCCCTGCTGCTCAAGGCGCTGCACCCCGACTGGTCGCCGATGGAGGTCAAGTCGGCGCTGATGACGACCGCGAGCACCAAGAACAACGACGGCAAGCCGATCCAGCGCTCCGGCAGCGCGGCCACCCCGCTCGACTACGGTGCCGGGCACGTCGACCCGAACCCCGCCGCCGACCCGGGTCTGGTCTACAACTCCACGTCCGCCGACTGGATCGCGTACTCCTGCGCGGTCGGTGACAAGCCGGTCAACAGCGACGGATCCGACGCCTGCGCCACCGCCCGGAAGATCGACCCGAGCGACCTGAACTACCCGACGATCGCGTCCGGCAGGTTCACCGGGAAGCAGACCATCACCCGCACGGTCACCAACGTGGACGACACCACCGGCGTCTACACCCCCACGCTGCAGACGCCGCCCGGCTACAAGGCCACGATCGCGCCGAAGACGCTGACCGTGAAGCCCGGTGAGTCGGCCACGTACAAGGTCACCTTCACCCGCACCGACGCCGCCATCGGCAAGTGGTCGTACGGATCGGTCACCCTGAGCGACAAGCACCACCGCGTCCGCAGCACCGTCGCGCTGCGCGCCGCGCAGCTCGCAGCGCCGACCGACGTCACCGGCAAGGACGCCACCGGTTCGGTCACCCTGAGCCCCAAGACCGGCTACGACGGCAAGCTCACCGCCGCCGTGAACGGCCTGTACGCGGGCACCACCAAGACCGGCACGCTGACCGGCACCAACCGCGAGTTCGACCCCTCGGCGTCGTCGCAGCCGGCCTCCGTGGCCAAGTCCGAGGTCACCGTGCCCGAGGGCACGAAACTGGCCCGCGTCGCGATCCAGTCCGCCGACCACCTGGCGGGCAGCGACCTGGACCTGTTCGTCCTCGACAAGGACGGCAACCTGGTCAACGACCTGCCCGGCGGCGGCAGCGACGAGCACGCCGACCTCGAGCCGGGCAAGTACACGGTGTACGTCGTCCAGTTCGCCCTGCCGGAGGGCAAGACGAGCCAGCCGTACACCCTGCACACCTGGCTGATCGGCCCGGACAGCAAGCCGGACCACCAGGCCACCGCCGCCCCGGCCGAGCAGCCGGCGTCCATGGGCGGCACCGCCCAGGTCACCGTCTCCTGGAAGGACCTCCCGACCGGCCACTCGTACCTGGGCCTCGTCGGCTACGGCGACGGAACCGGCAGCATCGGCAACACCGTCGTGACCGTCACTCCCTGA
- a CDS encoding SpoIIE family protein phosphatase gives MEQRIVDDQRAVLGPHIVGEALTARATVGENGIVTGWNDGAEHLLGYAAEEILGRPAASLLAEEPPPRDLPPFAQLPRWHGTLALRHRDGRRIESGVLAHHHTTPEQGGGEWLVFSPLSGQEPDPADETLVRWSFTQSPCCAQALYDTRLRLRRANEDMQRAVALTEAEMRGLRVTEIVDNEAGERAEQAMARVLETGDPQYDENYLRATGETHEHAWSVFMAPLRDQEGRIQGVSLSAHDMTEQHWARKRLQLMTEAGRRIGTTLDVTRTAQELADVAVPELADFISVDLLASLDEPYEQPPAAAGSLTLRRIAHQSVYPGVPEAAVALGEVDEYPEGSPPVESLRSGRAVLHAVTAPAITEWIVQRPVRASRVRDFGIHSVMTVPLSARGTTLGVAVFLRHRHPDAFQQDDLVLAEELASRAAVCIDNARRYTRERGTAVTLQRSLLPQSMPEQAAVDVASRYLPAGAQAGVGGDWFDVIPLSGARVALVVGDVVGHGVHASATMGRLRTAVRTLADIDLPPDELLTHLDDMVGRLSTEAERAEWAARDGGASGDVGATCLYAVYDPVSRRCTLARAGHPPPAVVSPDGTVELLDLPVGPPLGLGGLPFEAAEVELLEGSLLALYTNGLVESRDDGAGQDIDDGIARLRRALASPAASLDILCDAVLASVLPQRPSDDVALLVARTRGLDTDRVASWDVAPEPAAVAEARKNAVAQLEAWGLTEAVFVTELVVSELVTNAIRHAEAPIQLRLIHDRSLICEVSDGSSTAPHMRRARTFDEGGRGLLLVAQLTNRWGTRPTPKGKTIWAEQNAE, from the coding sequence ATGGAGCAGCGGATCGTCGACGATCAGAGGGCGGTTCTCGGCCCGCACATCGTCGGTGAGGCGCTCACCGCGCGGGCCACCGTCGGCGAAAACGGCATCGTGACCGGGTGGAACGACGGTGCCGAGCACCTGCTCGGCTACGCGGCGGAGGAGATCCTGGGCCGGCCGGCGGCCTCCCTGCTCGCGGAGGAACCCCCGCCCCGGGACCTGCCCCCCTTCGCCCAGCTGCCGAGGTGGCACGGAACGCTCGCTCTGCGGCACCGGGACGGCCGCCGTATCGAGAGCGGGGTGCTGGCACACCACCACACCACGCCGGAGCAAGGCGGCGGCGAATGGCTGGTGTTTTCTCCCCTGTCCGGGCAGGAGCCCGATCCCGCCGACGAGACCCTGGTGCGCTGGAGCTTCACGCAGTCTCCGTGTTGCGCCCAGGCGCTGTACGACACCCGGCTCCGGCTGCGGCGCGCCAATGAGGACATGCAGCGGGCCGTGGCCCTCACCGAGGCCGAGATGCGCGGGCTGCGGGTGACGGAGATCGTCGACAACGAGGCGGGCGAGCGGGCGGAACAGGCCATGGCGCGGGTGCTGGAGACCGGTGATCCGCAGTACGACGAGAACTATCTGCGCGCCACCGGTGAGACCCACGAGCACGCCTGGTCGGTCTTCATGGCGCCGCTGCGGGACCAGGAGGGCCGCATCCAGGGTGTCTCCCTGTCCGCCCACGACATGACGGAGCAGCACTGGGCCCGCAAGCGCCTCCAGCTGATGACCGAGGCCGGCCGGCGTATCGGCACCACCCTCGACGTGACGCGGACGGCGCAGGAACTGGCTGACGTGGCGGTCCCGGAACTCGCCGACTTCATCAGCGTCGACCTGCTGGCGTCCCTCGACGAGCCGTACGAGCAGCCCCCGGCCGCGGCCGGATCCCTCACCCTGCGGCGCATCGCCCATCAGTCCGTGTATCCCGGGGTCCCCGAGGCGGCCGTCGCCCTGGGCGAGGTGGACGAGTATCCGGAGGGCTCCCCGCCGGTGGAGAGTCTGCGCTCGGGGCGCGCCGTGCTGCACGCGGTCACCGCGCCCGCGATCACCGAATGGATCGTCCAGCGCCCGGTCAGGGCCTCCCGCGTCCGCGATTTCGGCATCCACTCGGTGATGACCGTGCCCCTGTCGGCACGCGGTACCACCCTGGGCGTCGCCGTCTTCCTCCGCCACCGGCACCCCGATGCGTTCCAGCAGGACGACCTGGTGCTGGCCGAGGAACTGGCGTCCAGGGCGGCGGTCTGCATCGACAACGCCCGGCGCTACACCCGCGAACGCGGCACGGCGGTCACCCTGCAGCGCAGCCTGCTGCCGCAGAGCATGCCCGAGCAGGCCGCCGTGGACGTCGCCTCCCGCTACCTCCCGGCCGGTGCCCAGGCCGGTGTGGGCGGAGACTGGTTCGACGTGATCCCGCTGTCCGGAGCCAGGGTGGCGCTGGTCGTCGGTGACGTCGTGGGCCACGGCGTCCACGCCTCGGCGACCATGGGCCGGCTGCGGACCGCCGTACGCACCCTCGCCGACATCGATCTGCCCCCCGACGAGCTGCTCACCCACCTCGACGACATGGTGGGCCGGCTGTCCACCGAGGCGGAACGCGCCGAGTGGGCCGCCAGGGACGGGGGGGCCTCCGGAGACGTCGGAGCGACCTGTCTGTACGCCGTGTACGACCCGGTCTCCCGCCGCTGCACGCTCGCCCGGGCCGGGCATCCGCCGCCGGCCGTGGTGAGCCCGGACGGCACCGTGGAACTGCTCGACCTTCCGGTGGGACCCCCGCTGGGGCTGGGCGGACTGCCCTTCGAGGCGGCCGAGGTCGAACTGCTGGAAGGCAGCCTGCTCGCCCTCTACACCAACGGTCTGGTCGAATCCCGCGACGACGGCGCCGGCCAGGACATCGACGACGGCATCGCCCGGCTGCGCCGCGCCCTCGCCAGCCCCGCCGCCTCCCTGGACATCCTGTGCGACGCGGTCCTGGCGTCCGTACTGCCCCAGCGGCCCTCCGACGACGTGGCCCTGCTCGTCGCCCGCACCCGGGGGCTCGACACCGACCGGGTCGCCTCCTGGGACGTGGCCCCCGAACCCGCCGCCGTCGCCGAGGCACGCAAGAACGCCGTCGCGCAGCTGGAGGCGTGGGGGCTGACCGAAGCCGTCTTCGTCACCGAACTGGTCGTCAGCGAGCTGGTCACCAACGCCATCCGGCACGCCGAAGCGCCCATCCAACTGCGCCTCATCCACGACAGAAGCCTCATCTGCGAGGTCTCCGACGGCAGCAGCACCGCTCCCCACATGCGCCGCGCCCGCACCTTCGACGAGGGCGGCCGGGGCCTCCTGCTGGTCGCCCAGCTGACCAATCGCTGGGGCACCCGCCCGACGCCGAAGGGCAAGACGATCTGGGCGGAACAGAACGCCGAGTAG